A stretch of the uncultured Trichococcus sp. genome encodes the following:
- a CDS encoding acetate kinase yields MSKIIAINAGSSSLKFTLYAMPDKEVLATGIIERIGLNDSVFTIKHGEGEKFQVTEDIANHEIAVQKLLDQLLALNIISSYDEITGVGHRVVAGGEIFKDSALVDDLVLEQIEELGELAPLHNPANATGIRAFKKLLPEITSVAVFDTSFHATMPKVNYLYSIPMEYYEKYAARKYGAHGTSHKYVAERAAEMLGRPIEELKIVTCHIGNGGSITAVQGGKSIDTSMGFTPLAGITMGTRSGDIDASLIAYLMGKLGITDINEFVDILNKKSGLLGLSGVSSDMRDVETAAENGNENAQIALDIFHNRIIKYIGQYVALMNGVDAIVFTAGVGENAAPTRKIIIDGISWFGCEIDDEKNNVRGVERIVSTEDSKVKVLLIPTDEELMIARDVVRFSEK; encoded by the coding sequence ATGTCAAAAATCATCGCTATCAATGCTGGTAGCTCAAGTTTGAAATTTACATTATATGCTATGCCTGACAAGGAAGTTCTTGCAACCGGAATAATCGAAAGAATCGGTTTGAACGATTCCGTCTTCACAATCAAACACGGAGAAGGCGAAAAATTCCAGGTGACCGAAGATATTGCGAACCATGAAATCGCAGTACAGAAATTGCTTGATCAATTATTGGCATTAAACATCATTTCAAGCTACGATGAGATCACGGGTGTCGGCCACCGCGTTGTTGCCGGCGGCGAAATCTTCAAAGATTCCGCGCTTGTGGATGATCTTGTCTTGGAACAAATCGAAGAATTGGGCGAATTGGCACCGTTGCATAATCCGGCGAACGCTACCGGCATCCGCGCATTCAAAAAATTGTTGCCTGAAATCACAAGTGTTGCTGTGTTCGACACATCTTTCCATGCAACAATGCCGAAAGTAAACTATCTTTATAGCATCCCGATGGAGTACTATGAAAAATATGCTGCCAGAAAATACGGAGCACACGGAACAAGCCACAAATACGTTGCGGAGCGTGCTGCTGAAATGTTGGGCAGACCGATCGAAGAGTTGAAGATCGTTACTTGCCATATCGGTAACGGCGGTTCCATAACTGCTGTACAAGGCGGAAAATCAATCGATACATCCATGGGATTCACGCCATTGGCAGGTATCACGATGGGGACTCGTTCAGGCGACATCGATGCATCTTTGATTGCGTACTTGATGGGCAAACTGGGCATCACGGACATCAACGAATTCGTTGATATCCTGAACAAAAAATCAGGCCTATTGGGTCTTTCAGGCGTATCAAGCGATATGCGCGATGTCGAGACAGCAGCAGAAAACGGCAATGAGAACGCTCAAATCGCATTGGATATCTTCCATAACCGTATCATTAAATACATCGGACAGTATGTTGCGCTCATGAATGGTGTGGATGCGATCGTCTTCACTGCCGGCGTCGGTGAAAATGCTGCGCCTACCCGCAAAATCATCATCGATGGCATTTCTTGGTTCGGTTGCGAAATCGACGATGAAAAGAACAACGTACGCGGTGTTGAGCGAATCGTTTCAACTGAAGATTCAAAAGTGAAAGTACTGTTGATCCCTACAGATGAAGAGTTGATGATCGCTCGCGACGTCGTTCGTTTCAGCGAAAAATAA
- a CDS encoding class I SAM-dependent methyltransferase: MKATNVESLFGLMDEAIKLLQTEAELSYIEALSETLENLSFEGKAQQVEGLPSNEAVERLNSLYKKMDLDALDKEIIRKSIQLTFIKATKEDKLQMNHQMTPDTIAYLIAYFIGEIKKDKTEKLHVSDLAAGTGNLLNVVLMHLADRGNEVTAEAVDNDDLLISIAANSGSLLGLSEKIHYTHSDSLQELLIAPADIVVSDFPIGYYPVNERAKNYKTAFAEGNSFAHFLMFEQNVNYLKESGWGIFIVPSDIFETDKSSVLMGWLKENVHIQAFLSLPADLFHKNGMKKSIIIVQKIGEKSIQAEQVLLGEIPDLKNAQKMQSFLDIFHNWSAKMI; encoded by the coding sequence TTGAAAGCAACAAATGTTGAGAGTCTTTTCGGATTAATGGATGAAGCCATCAAATTGCTTCAAACAGAAGCTGAACTTTCATATATAGAAGCGTTGTCCGAGACGCTGGAAAATCTTTCCTTTGAAGGAAAAGCACAGCAGGTGGAAGGGTTGCCTTCAAACGAGGCGGTCGAACGCTTGAACAGCCTCTACAAAAAAATGGATTTGGATGCATTGGATAAGGAAATCATCCGCAAGAGCATCCAATTGACTTTCATCAAGGCAACGAAAGAAGACAAACTCCAGATGAATCATCAAATGACACCGGACACGATAGCGTATCTGATCGCTTATTTCATCGGAGAAATAAAGAAAGATAAGACAGAAAAGTTGCATGTTTCAGACTTGGCGGCAGGGACAGGAAATCTTCTCAACGTCGTTCTGATGCATTTGGCGGACAGGGGCAACGAAGTGACTGCGGAAGCAGTTGACAACGATGATCTGTTGATCAGTATCGCGGCCAACAGCGGATCCTTGCTGGGGTTGTCGGAAAAAATCCATTACACCCATTCAGACAGCCTGCAGGAACTGTTGATTGCGCCTGCTGATATCGTAGTATCGGATTTTCCGATCGGATATTATCCAGTGAACGAGCGCGCAAAGAACTACAAAACGGCTTTTGCGGAAGGAAATTCTTTTGCGCATTTCCTAATGTTTGAACAAAATGTGAACTATTTGAAAGAATCCGGTTGGGGGATTTTTATCGTTCCATCCGACATTTTTGAAACAGATAAATCATCTGTGCTAATGGGGTGGTTGAAAGAAAACGTTCATATACAGGCTTTTTTGAGTCTTCCAGCAGATCTGTTCCATAAAAATGGAATGAAAAAATCAATCATTATTGTTCAAAAAATTGGTGAAAAATCGATCCAAGCCGAACAAGTGCTTTTGGGAGAAATTCCAGATCTTAAAAACGCACAAAAGATGCAATCTTTCCTGGATATTTTCCACAATTGGAGCGCAAAGATGATATAA
- the rpmA gene encoding 50S ribosomal protein L27 has protein sequence MLKLNLQLFAHKKGGGSTTNGRESQSKRLGAKRADGQTVTGGSILYRQRGTKIHPGTNVGIGGDDTLFAKVDGVVRFERLGRDKKQVSVYPTAK, from the coding sequence ATGTTGAAATTGAATCTACAATTGTTCGCCCACAAAAAAGGGGGCGGATCTACTACCAACGGACGTGAATCCCAATCCAAACGTTTAGGCGCTAAACGTGCAGACGGACAAACAGTAACTGGCGGATCAATTTTGTACCGTCAACGCGGAACAAAAATCCATCCAGGTACTAACGTCGGTATCGGTGGAGATGACACTCTATTTGCAAAAGTTGACGGTGTCGTTCGTTTCGAACGTTTAGGCCGTGACAAAAAACAAGTTTCTGTATACCCTACAGCTAAATAA
- a CDS encoding ribosomal-processing cysteine protease Prp, whose product MIEVKFKEDDHGNLLSFEITGHAGYGVEGEDIICAAVSVLAIETVNSVERLAGYQMLVDEADEEGGYLYAEILSEREAEQQYITQILLKHLFYSLEDVAQTYPDYVTIRMQ is encoded by the coding sequence ATGATTGAAGTGAAATTTAAAGAAGATGACCATGGCAACCTGCTATCTTTCGAGATTACGGGACATGCCGGGTATGGGGTAGAAGGCGAAGATATTATCTGTGCCGCTGTTTCTGTACTGGCCATCGAAACTGTGAATAGCGTTGAACGTTTAGCCGGCTATCAGATGCTTGTTGATGAAGCGGATGAAGAAGGCGGGTATCTCTATGCGGAAATACTTTCCGAAAGGGAAGCGGAACAGCAATACATTACGCAGATTTTACTGAAGCATCTATTCTATTCGCTGGAGGATGTCGCTCAGACATATCCAGATTATGTGACCATAAGAATGCAATAA
- the rplU gene encoding 50S ribosomal protein L21, whose product MYAIIKTGGKQLKVEVGQAIYIEKLDAEAGDKVTFDEIVFVGGEETKIGAPFVTGASVEGTVEKQGKEKKVTTFKYKRRKDTHRKQGHRQPYTKVIIDAINA is encoded by the coding sequence ATGTACGCAATTATCAAAACTGGTGGTAAACAATTGAAAGTTGAAGTTGGTCAAGCGATCTATATTGAAAAATTAGATGCTGAAGCTGGTGATAAAGTAACTTTTGATGAAATCGTATTTGTAGGCGGAGAAGAAACTAAAATTGGCGCTCCATTCGTAACAGGTGCTTCTGTAGAAGGCACTGTTGAAAAACAGGGCAAAGAAAAGAAAGTCACTACTTTCAAATACAAGAGAAGAAAAGATACACACCGCAAGCAAGGTCATCGTCAACCTTATACAAAAGTAATCATTGACGCAATCAACGCATAA
- a CDS encoding MFS transporter, which translates to MEKSKKRVLNAAIVGSGTDDLTNMFLSLSLASIIADLAISKAQAGLISTITNIGMLAGGLLFGYFADRYGSLKLFKITLLLFSVATAAMFFADDLSTIYALRFIAGIGTGGEYGIAISLIARVTPVHKMGRMSSLNAVAGMVGNISAAFLASLILPRFGWNALFLLGLLPLLIVLWVHLTVSEKDLVETENAKPEKNSETQESKPSFKELFNSPKLARQTLSLMFMAVVQIGCYFGLMNWLPQIMQTSLGLSVSNSSLWMISTIIGMSIGMLFFGRILDAVGPRIAYSIFLLASASAVFLFVMAKSSIAMLVGGAIVGFFVNGMFAGYGAIVSRLYPRHIHSMANNLIINVGRAVGGFSSLIIGLLMDYSNVTTVMVFLSVCYLASFLVMLSIDGLRKETYAKAGLQKI; encoded by the coding sequence ATGGAAAAAAGTAAAAAACGCGTGCTGAATGCCGCAATAGTAGGGTCAGGGACTGACGATTTGACGAACATGTTCCTGTCCCTTTCTTTGGCCTCGATCATTGCGGATTTGGCTATCTCCAAAGCGCAAGCTGGTCTGATTTCAACGATCACGAACATCGGGATGCTTGCAGGGGGACTGTTGTTCGGATATTTTGCGGACCGTTACGGCAGTTTAAAACTGTTCAAAATAACGTTGCTGTTGTTTTCTGTTGCGACGGCAGCAATGTTTTTCGCTGACGACCTCTCGACGATCTATGCGCTTCGCTTCATTGCCGGAATCGGAACAGGTGGAGAGTATGGCATTGCAATCAGTCTGATCGCTCGTGTCACGCCAGTCCATAAAATGGGCCGGATGTCTTCCTTGAATGCAGTAGCCGGAATGGTAGGGAACATCAGCGCGGCTTTTCTTGCCAGCCTGATTTTGCCTCGCTTTGGATGGAACGCCTTATTCCTTTTGGGCTTGCTTCCGCTTTTGATTGTGCTGTGGGTGCATCTGACCGTTTCGGAGAAGGACTTGGTTGAGACGGAGAATGCCAAACCGGAAAAAAACAGTGAAACCCAGGAATCGAAGCCGTCCTTCAAAGAGTTGTTCAACTCGCCAAAATTAGCAAGGCAAACGTTATCGCTGATGTTCATGGCTGTGGTTCAGATCGGTTGTTATTTCGGCTTGATGAACTGGTTGCCGCAAATCATGCAGACAAGTTTGGGGTTGTCGGTTTCAAATTCTTCTTTATGGATGATTTCGACAATCATCGGTATGTCGATCGGGATGTTGTTCTTCGGCAGAATTCTGGATGCTGTTGGTCCGAGGATCGCATACAGTATTTTCTTGCTGGCTTCAGCATCTGCAGTTTTCCTTTTCGTGATGGCTAAAAGCAGTATCGCGATGTTGGTGGGTGGTGCGATAGTGGGATTCTTTGTGAACGGGATGTTCGCTGGGTACGGTGCTATTGTTAGTCGCCTTTACCCGAGGCATATCCATTCCATGGCGAATAATCTCATCATCAATGTCGGACGCGCAGTCGGCGGTTTCTCTTCGCTCATTATCGGTCTGCTGATGGATTATTCCAATGTCACGACAGTCATGGTTTTCTTATCCGTTTGTTACCTCGCCAGCTTTTTGGTGATGTTGAGCATCGATGGTCTGCGCAAAGAAACATATGCAAAGGCCGGTCTTCAGAAAATATGA